The proteins below are encoded in one region of Eulemur rufifrons isolate Redbay chromosome 2, OSU_ERuf_1, whole genome shotgun sequence:
- the SHC2 gene encoding SHC-transforming protein 2 isoform X2, with amino-acid sequence MTQGPGGRAPPAPPEPEAPTTFCALLPRMPQWKFAAPGSFLGRGPAAARAAEAAGVADPQPEPAGPAGVPALAAAVLGACEPRCAAPCPLPALSRCRAAGARGPRGARGAAAPPDAAAAEWIRKGSFIHKPAHGWLHPDARVLGPGVSYIVRYMGCIEVLRSMRSLDFNTRTQVTREAINRLHEAVPGVRGSWKKKAPNKALASILGKSNLRFAGMSISINISIDGLNLSVPATRQVIASHHMPSISFASGGDTDMTDYVAYVAKDPVNQRACHILECCEGLAQSVISTVGQAFELRFKQYLHSPPTAVVPPDRLTGQEESAWGDEDEASEHNYYNSIPGKEPPLGGLVDSRLALTQPCALGALGQGTAPAQRDARSLPWDLGPVGTGPFEDALKLHECSVAAGTTAAPLPLEDRWPSPPTRRAPVAPTEEQLRQEPWYHGRMSRRAAERLLRADGDFLVRDSVTNPGQYVLTGMHAGQPKHLLLVDPEGVVRTKDVLFESISHLIDYHLQNGQPIVAAESELHLRGVVTREP; translated from the exons ATGACGCAGGGTCCCGGCGGGcgcgcgccccccgcgccccccgaGCCCGAGGCGCCCACCACCTTCTGTGCGCTGCTGCCGCGCATGCCGCAGTGGAAGTTCGCGGCCCCGGGCAGCTTCCTGGGCCGCGGcccggcggcggcgcgggcggctGAAGCTGCTGGGGTCGCCGACCCCCAGCCGGAGCCCGCAGGCCCGGCGGGCGTCCCGGCGCTGGCGGCCGCTGTCCTGGGCGCCTGCGAGCCGCGCTGCGCCGCGCCCTGTCCCCTGCCGGCGCTCAGCCGCTGTCGGGCCGCGGGGGCGCGGGGCCCACGGGGCGCTCGGGGAGCGGCCGCGCCCCCAGACGCCGCGGCCGCCGAATGGATCCGCAAGGGCAGCTTCATTCACAAGCCGGCACACGGCTGGCTGCACCCCGACGCTCGGGTCCTGGGGCCCGGGGTCTCCTACATCGTGCGG TACATGGGCTGCATCGAGGTTCTCCGCTCCATGCGCTCCCTCGATTTTAACACTCGCACCCAGGTGACCAG GGAAGCCATCAACCGACTCCACGAGGCCGTGCCTGGTGTCCGGGGCTCCTGGAAGAAGAAG GCGCCCAACAAGGCCCTGGCCTCCATCCTGGGCAAGAGCAACCTGCGCTTCGCGGGCATGAGCATCTCCATCAACATCTCCATCGACGgcctcaacctctctgtgcctgccaCGCGCCAG GTCATTGCCAGCCACCACATGCCGTCCATCTCCTTTGCGTCCGGTGGAGACACG GACATGACGGATTACGTGGCCTACGTCGCCAAGGACCCCGTCAACCAGAGAG CCTGCCACATCCTGGAGTGCTGTGAGGGCCTCGCGCAGAGCGTCATCAGCACTGTCGGCCAAGCCTTCGAGCTGCGCTTCAAACAGTACCTGCACAGCCCCCCCACGGCCGTCGTGCCCCCAGACAG GCTCACCGGGCAGGAGGAGTCAGCCTGGGGGGATGAGGACGAGGCCTCGGAACACAATTACTACAACAGCATCCCTGGCAAGGAGCCGCCGCTGGGCGGGCTGGTGGACTCCAGGCTGGCGCTGACGCAGCCCTGCGCCCTCGGGGCCCTCGGCCAG GGCACGGCTCCTGCTCAGAGAGATGCCCGCAGCCTGCCGTGGGACCTGGGGCCTGTGGGTACAG GACCCTTTGAGGATGCCCTGAAGTTGCACGAGTGCTCGGTGGCAGCGGGCACGACCGCAGCCCCTCTTCCCTTGGAGGACCGGTGGCCCAGCCCCCCCACCCGCCGGGCCCCCGTGGCCCCCACGGAGGAGCAGCTGCGGCAGGAGCCCTGGTACCACGGCCGGATGAGccggcgggcggcggagaggctGCTTCGAGCTGATGGGGACTTCCTCGTACGCGACAGCGTCACCAACCCTGGGCAGTACGTGCTCACAGGCATGCACGCCGGGCAGCCCAAGCACCTGCTGCTGGTGGACCCCGAGGGTGTG GTGCGGACGAAGGACGTGCTGTTCGAGAGCATCAGCCACCTGATTGACTACCACCTGCAGAACGGGCAGCCCATCGTGGCTGCCGAGAGCGAGCTGCACCTGCGCGGCGTGGTCACGCGGGAGCCCTGA
- the SHC2 gene encoding SHC-transforming protein 2 isoform X1, giving the protein MTQGPGGRAPPAPPEPEAPTTFCALLPRMPQWKFAAPGSFLGRGPAAARAAEAAGVADPQPEPAGPAGVPALAAAVLGACEPRCAAPCPLPALSRCRAAGARGPRGARGAAAPPDAAAAEWIRKGSFIHKPAHGWLHPDARVLGPGVSYIVRYMGCIEVLRSMRSLDFNTRTQVTREAINRLHEAVPGVRGSWKKKAPNKALASILGKSNLRFAGMSISINISIDGLNLSVPATRQVIASHHMPSISFASGGDTDMTDYVAYVAKDPVNQRACHILECCEGLAQSVISTVGQAFELRFKQYLHSPPTAVVPPDRLTGQEESAWGDEDEASEHNYYNSIPGKEPPLGGLVDSRLALTQPCALGALGQGTAPAQRDARSLPWDLGPVGTAPPGDGYVQADARGPRVYEGHLYVNTQGLDAPEPEDSPKKDLFDMRPFEDALKLHECSVAAGTTAAPLPLEDRWPSPPTRRAPVAPTEEQLRQEPWYHGRMSRRAAERLLRADGDFLVRDSVTNPGQYVLTGMHAGQPKHLLLVDPEGVVRTKDVLFESISHLIDYHLQNGQPIVAAESELHLRGVVTREP; this is encoded by the exons ATGACGCAGGGTCCCGGCGGGcgcgcgccccccgcgccccccgaGCCCGAGGCGCCCACCACCTTCTGTGCGCTGCTGCCGCGCATGCCGCAGTGGAAGTTCGCGGCCCCGGGCAGCTTCCTGGGCCGCGGcccggcggcggcgcgggcggctGAAGCTGCTGGGGTCGCCGACCCCCAGCCGGAGCCCGCAGGCCCGGCGGGCGTCCCGGCGCTGGCGGCCGCTGTCCTGGGCGCCTGCGAGCCGCGCTGCGCCGCGCCCTGTCCCCTGCCGGCGCTCAGCCGCTGTCGGGCCGCGGGGGCGCGGGGCCCACGGGGCGCTCGGGGAGCGGCCGCGCCCCCAGACGCCGCGGCCGCCGAATGGATCCGCAAGGGCAGCTTCATTCACAAGCCGGCACACGGCTGGCTGCACCCCGACGCTCGGGTCCTGGGGCCCGGGGTCTCCTACATCGTGCGG TACATGGGCTGCATCGAGGTTCTCCGCTCCATGCGCTCCCTCGATTTTAACACTCGCACCCAGGTGACCAG GGAAGCCATCAACCGACTCCACGAGGCCGTGCCTGGTGTCCGGGGCTCCTGGAAGAAGAAG GCGCCCAACAAGGCCCTGGCCTCCATCCTGGGCAAGAGCAACCTGCGCTTCGCGGGCATGAGCATCTCCATCAACATCTCCATCGACGgcctcaacctctctgtgcctgccaCGCGCCAG GTCATTGCCAGCCACCACATGCCGTCCATCTCCTTTGCGTCCGGTGGAGACACG GACATGACGGATTACGTGGCCTACGTCGCCAAGGACCCCGTCAACCAGAGAG CCTGCCACATCCTGGAGTGCTGTGAGGGCCTCGCGCAGAGCGTCATCAGCACTGTCGGCCAAGCCTTCGAGCTGCGCTTCAAACAGTACCTGCACAGCCCCCCCACGGCCGTCGTGCCCCCAGACAG GCTCACCGGGCAGGAGGAGTCAGCCTGGGGGGATGAGGACGAGGCCTCGGAACACAATTACTACAACAGCATCCCTGGCAAGGAGCCGCCGCTGGGCGGGCTGGTGGACTCCAGGCTGGCGCTGACGCAGCCCTGCGCCCTCGGGGCCCTCGGCCAG GGCACGGCTCCTGCTCAGAGAGATGCCCGCAGCCTGCCGTGGGACCTGGGGCCTGTGGGTACAG CCCCGCCGGGGGATGGCTACGTGCAGGCGGATGCGAGGGGCCCCCGGGTCTATGAGGGACACCTGTACGTCAACACTCAGGGTCTGGACGCCCCGGAGCCCGAGGACAGCCCCAAGAAGGACCTGTTCGACATGC GACCCTTTGAGGATGCCCTGAAGTTGCACGAGTGCTCGGTGGCAGCGGGCACGACCGCAGCCCCTCTTCCCTTGGAGGACCGGTGGCCCAGCCCCCCCACCCGCCGGGCCCCCGTGGCCCCCACGGAGGAGCAGCTGCGGCAGGAGCCCTGGTACCACGGCCGGATGAGccggcgggcggcggagaggctGCTTCGAGCTGATGGGGACTTCCTCGTACGCGACAGCGTCACCAACCCTGGGCAGTACGTGCTCACAGGCATGCACGCCGGGCAGCCCAAGCACCTGCTGCTGGTGGACCCCGAGGGTGTG GTGCGGACGAAGGACGTGCTGTTCGAGAGCATCAGCCACCTGATTGACTACCACCTGCAGAACGGGCAGCCCATCGTGGCTGCCGAGAGCGAGCTGCACCTGCGCGGCGTGGTCACGCGGGAGCCCTGA
- the C2CD4C gene encoding C2 calcium-dependent domain-containing protein 4C, whose protein sequence is MRKTNMWFLERLRGTGENGATRGVGGESGDKASKGPLYSNVLTPDKIPDFFIPPKLPSGPTEAEGQATLGPSTSEQNLASAVPCRAPRSPRLPAKLAAESKSLLKAATRHVIQIESAEDWPSEEATNADPQAQGAMSLPSVPKAQTSYGFATLAESPHTRRKESLFHSEHGALAQVGSPGTGRRRAGAKANGADGGSREAGGALMSPSRYFSGGESDTGSSAESSPFGSPLLSRSMSLLKGFAQDSQAKVSQLKHSVGRHGSLSADDSTPDTSPGIRRRLTRRATPEPGPESGQTPRGEHTVRMGPRGSVRLLAEYEAAHARLRVRLLAAEGLYDSLCDARSINCCVGLCLVPGKLQKQRSTIIKNSRNPVFNEDFFFDGLGPASVRKLALRIKVVNKGSSLKRDTLLGEEELPLTSLLPFL, encoded by the coding sequence ATGAGAAAAACCAACATGTGGTTCTTGGAGCGGCTTCGGGGGACTGGGGAAAACGGTGCCACCCGGGGTGTGGGGGGCGAGTCGGGGGACAAGGCCTCCAAAGGGCCCCTGTACAGCAATGTGCTGACACCCGACAAGATCCCTGACTTTTTCATCCCCCCCAAGCTGCCCTCGGGCCCCACAGAGGCTGAGGGACAGGCCACGCTGGGCCCGTCCACGTCAGAACAGAACCTGGCCTCAGCCGTGCCCTGCCGTGCTCCCCGGAGCCCCCGGCTGCCGGCCAAGCTGGCAGCCGAGAGCAAGAGCCTGCTGAAGGCAGCCACCCGGCACGTGATCCAGATTGAGAGTGCGGAGGACTGGCCATCTGAGGAGGCCACCAACGctgacccccaggcccagggcgcCATGTCCCTGCCCTCAGTGCCGAAGGCCCAGACGTCCTATGGCTTTGCCACACTGGCCGAGAGCCCCCACACGCGTCGCAAGGAGTCTCTGTTCCACAGTGAGCATGGGGCCCTGGCCCAGGTGGGCTCCCCAGGCACCGGGCGCCGTCGGGCTGGGGCCAAGGCCAATGGGGCTGATGGGGGGTCCAGGGAGGCTGGCGGGGCTCTCATGAGCCCCAGCCGCTACTTCAGTGGCGGGGAGAGTGACACCGGGTCCTCGGCCGAGTCCTCCCCTTTCGGGTCCCCTCTGCTCTCCCGCTCCATGTCGCTGCTCAAGGGCTTTGCCCAGGACAGCCAGGCCAAGGTGAGCCAGCTCAAGCACTCAGTTGGCCGCCACGGCTCCCTGTCGGCCGACGACAGCACGCCGGACACCAGCCCAGGGATCCGGCGCCGCCTGACCCGCCGGGCCACCCCGGAGCCAGGCCCCGAGTCCGGCCAGACGCCCCGCGGGGAGCACACGGTTCGGATGGGCCCGAGGGGCAGTGTGCGGCTGCTGGCAGAGTACGAGGCGGCCCATGCCCGCCTGCGGGTTCGCCTGCTGGCCGCCGAGGGCCTGTACGACAGCCTCTGTGATGCCCGCAGCATCAACTGCTGCGTGGGCCTGTGCCTCGTGCCCGGCAAGCTGCAGAAGCAGCGCAGCACCATCATCAAGAACAGCCGCAACCCCGTCTTCAACGAGGACTTCTTCTTCGATGGCCTGGGTCCGGCCAGTGTCCGAAAGCTGGCCCTCAGGATCAAGGTGGTCAACAAAGGCAGCAGCCTCAAACGGGACACGCTGCTCGGGGAGGAGGAGCTGCCTCTGACCTCCCTGCTGCCGTTCCTGTAG